Proteins found in one Bremerella volcania genomic segment:
- a CDS encoding metallophosphoesterase → MTKNRPQLLRIQLAIVVKLTLTLMISFMLNPSRISAATENSKPVKAYVWDHQDKWTNRTGSEQLLIEAGFDVELLPMDKSPWGLTGLIFIGSFASEDPAYQDYMKEYSEDLYKFVDDGNVLVQMTQADQTEDRPPFLPTTLKARRCDVDSSEVYVLSPSHTLVNGMPIAKNKLEITQERLGWETFDRQGGFEVILSSDAGAGHPILMEGAYGQGRIILGAMHIDKSIDADGNRVDEPQRQGLARHFARNLLAHVQDVDDRKAKAIEVTLSPRVQRGFVEGSWTLALLPDTQVYSLRYPGLFSTQTAWLRAHAKQRNIQYVLHLGDITNNNTRKEWERASESMRLLDDQVPYALVGGNHDYGPSGDASTRKTFLNEYFSFEKMAEMPGFGGAFEDKKLDNTFHLFEVAGQKWIIIALEWGPRDEVIAWANDVMKRHADRRGILVTHAYMYSDSRRYDHTDPSHPNHWNPHNYRTPRPVNDGQQLWDKLVRKHNFVFTFNGHVLNDGTGYRADRNDQGQLVHQILANYQMRELGGEGYMRLLEFDPDGNTVHMMAYSPLHDSYMLAGDHTFTIKLDQAPSDQPEQNASEKESDLKRNDGESISLDKSIRPQMKTVKAP, encoded by the coding sequence GTGACGAAGAACAGGCCTCAGCTATTGCGAATTCAACTCGCGATTGTTGTGAAACTAACTCTAACTTTGATGATCAGCTTTATGCTCAATCCATCACGCATTTCAGCGGCTACAGAAAACTCGAAACCTGTAAAAGCCTACGTTTGGGATCACCAGGATAAGTGGACGAATCGGACGGGTAGCGAGCAACTGTTGATTGAAGCTGGTTTCGACGTAGAGCTTCTCCCCATGGACAAGTCTCCTTGGGGGCTCACGGGGCTGATTTTCATCGGAAGCTTCGCCAGTGAGGATCCGGCCTATCAAGATTACATGAAGGAGTATTCCGAAGATCTCTATAAGTTTGTCGATGACGGCAACGTCCTGGTTCAAATGACGCAGGCGGATCAAACAGAGGACCGCCCGCCGTTTCTGCCCACAACGCTCAAAGCGCGGCGCTGCGATGTCGACTCATCTGAGGTGTATGTCTTGTCGCCCAGTCATACGTTGGTCAACGGCATGCCGATTGCCAAGAACAAACTCGAAATCACGCAAGAACGGCTCGGGTGGGAGACCTTCGATCGACAAGGTGGCTTTGAGGTGATTCTGAGTTCCGATGCCGGAGCGGGACACCCCATTCTCATGGAGGGCGCTTACGGCCAAGGACGAATTATCCTTGGAGCGATGCATATCGATAAGTCAATCGATGCGGATGGAAATCGAGTTGACGAGCCACAGCGGCAGGGTCTCGCAAGGCACTTTGCGAGGAATCTATTGGCCCACGTTCAAGACGTCGACGACCGCAAAGCAAAGGCAATCGAGGTCACCTTGTCTCCGAGAGTTCAGCGAGGGTTTGTCGAAGGTTCGTGGACGTTGGCATTGCTTCCCGATACGCAGGTCTATTCCCTCCGCTACCCTGGGTTGTTCTCCACGCAGACGGCTTGGCTTCGAGCCCATGCGAAGCAAAGAAACATTCAGTACGTCCTGCACCTGGGTGACATTACCAACAACAACACGCGAAAAGAGTGGGAACGCGCATCCGAATCGATGCGTTTGCTTGATGACCAAGTGCCATATGCGCTTGTCGGTGGAAACCATGACTATGGCCCTTCGGGAGATGCCTCGACGAGAAAAACGTTTCTTAATGAATACTTCTCATTCGAGAAAATGGCCGAAATGCCCGGCTTTGGAGGTGCTTTCGAGGACAAAAAGCTCGACAACACCTTTCACTTGTTTGAGGTTGCAGGCCAAAAATGGATTATCATCGCATTAGAGTGGGGTCCTAGAGATGAGGTGATTGCCTGGGCCAACGATGTGATGAAGAGGCACGCGGATCGAAGAGGGATTTTGGTGACTCATGCGTACATGTACTCCGACTCTCGCCGATATGACCACACCGATCCGTCGCATCCCAATCACTGGAATCCGCACAACTATCGCACGCCACGCCCCGTAAACGATGGACAACAGCTGTGGGACAAACTCGTCCGCAAGCACAATTTCGTTTTTACTTTCAATGGGCACGTGCTCAACGATGGAACCGGCTATCGAGCCGATCGAAATGACCAAGGCCAATTGGTGCACCAAATCCTTGCGAACTATCAGATGCGAGAACTCGGTGGAGAAGGTTACATGCGCCTACTTGAGTTCGATCCGGATGGAAATACGGTACATATGATGGCTTACAGCCCACTTCACGACAGTTACATGTTGGCTGGAGATCACACGTTCACGATCAAGCTTGATCAGGCACCGTCCGATCAGCCCGAACAGAACGCATCAGAGAAAGAGAGTGATTTAAAACGCAACGACGGTGAATCCATTTCGCTCGATAAATCAATTCGACCACAAATGAAGACAGTGAAAGCCCCGTAA
- a CDS encoding phosphate/phosphite/phosphonate ABC transporter substrate-binding protein — protein sequence MIGSPVRQIVISNVSALLVMAGVVLSVVGTVFLAEAVHAAEITRDGSEQHPLQVMLIPADTGADTTLSDFKPVFNAIQENFGLHFELRVGTSYAAVVEGLVAKRVDIAFVGPVTFHQAHRRNAAELLAVAVKHNSSSYRSAIVARRGDESKKLIDLRGKTLALGDINSTSSFRFPLAMLLEAGVDPVLGLKRVVITGSHSNALAALREGHVDAAGCSLDAFEKAINTGSIDAKEFQVIAVSPPIPNPPLVMNPCLTDSVKKQLQEAFEKVHQSPGIRREMIRGYGGDQYERYDINYPQKDFDDAIAQLAPVTPELIGSIIERAASR from the coding sequence ATGATTGGTTCGCCTGTCCGCCAAATTGTGATTTCTAATGTTTCGGCTTTACTAGTGATGGCCGGTGTTGTGTTGTCCGTCGTCGGTACGGTCTTTTTGGCGGAAGCAGTCCATGCCGCAGAGATCACTCGCGACGGTAGCGAGCAGCATCCGCTGCAGGTGATGCTTATCCCGGCGGACACAGGGGCGGATACGACGCTGAGTGACTTTAAGCCCGTCTTCAACGCGATCCAGGAAAACTTTGGCCTTCACTTTGAACTGAGAGTTGGCACGTCCTACGCAGCCGTTGTAGAAGGCCTCGTCGCAAAACGTGTCGATATCGCATTCGTCGGGCCGGTCACGTTTCATCAGGCGCATCGCAGAAATGCCGCAGAGTTACTGGCCGTGGCCGTAAAGCATAACTCGAGTTCCTATCGCTCGGCAATCGTTGCACGTCGTGGGGACGAAAGCAAAAAGTTAATCGATTTGCGTGGTAAAACGTTGGCCTTAGGGGATATCAACTCAACTTCCAGCTTTCGATTTCCCCTTGCCATGCTGCTCGAGGCTGGGGTTGATCCAGTACTTGGATTGAAACGCGTGGTGATCACCGGCAGTCATAGTAATGCTTTGGCCGCGCTGCGGGAGGGGCATGTTGATGCAGCAGGTTGTTCCCTTGATGCATTTGAAAAGGCAATCAATACCGGCTCGATCGATGCGAAGGAGTTTCAAGTTATTGCGGTCAGTCCGCCGATTCCCAACCCTCCCTTGGTGATGAATCCTTGCCTTACGGATTCCGTAAAAAAGCAATTGCAGGAAGCATTTGAAAAGGTGCACCAATCGCCTGGCATCCGACGTGAGATGATTCGCGGTTATGGTGGTGATCAGTACGAGCGATACGACATCAACTATCCGCAGAAGGATTTTGATGACGCCATCGCACAGCTTGCCCCCGTTACGCCTGAATTGATTGGCTCGATCATCGAGCGTGCGGCTAGTCGCTGA
- a CDS encoding phosphonate ABC transporter ATP-binding protein: MLSIHEVSKSYEGKSGPTKVLRGVSMEVKRGEFCVMLGSSGAGKSTLLKLISGQLAADEGQIIVDGTVLTKSNCRQLQRQIGMVHQHFELVERLTCLDNLMLGLLPWVPWYRSVFRYWTNQERTMACQWLARVGLEPSHALRRSGKLSGGQQQRVAIARALIRKPKLVLADEPVASLDPETSHSILTLLRGVARECNATVLCSLHQPDLAHEFADRIIHLTSGVIKFDGPVADWSGKSTYRDLTTTQSN; encoded by the coding sequence ATGCTCTCCATTCATGAAGTAAGCAAATCCTACGAAGGGAAATCTGGGCCAACAAAGGTCCTTCGCGGTGTCAGCATGGAGGTGAAACGGGGCGAGTTTTGCGTCATGCTCGGCAGTTCCGGAGCCGGTAAGTCAACGCTCTTGAAATTGATCAGTGGTCAATTGGCTGCAGATGAAGGGCAGATCATAGTCGATGGTACTGTATTAACGAAAAGTAACTGCCGGCAGTTACAGCGGCAGATCGGCATGGTTCACCAACATTTCGAGTTAGTCGAACGGCTAACATGCCTTGACAACTTGATGCTGGGTTTGCTTCCCTGGGTACCATGGTACCGTTCTGTTTTTCGCTATTGGACCAATCAAGAGCGAACCATGGCATGTCAATGGCTTGCACGAGTCGGGCTAGAGCCATCGCACGCGTTGCGACGTTCAGGAAAGCTTTCCGGCGGCCAACAACAAAGAGTCGCCATCGCCAGGGCTCTTATTCGAAAACCGAAATTGGTCCTCGCTGACGAGCCCGTTGCAAGTCTCGACCCCGAAACGAGTCATTCGATTCTGACGCTATTGCGCGGAGTTGCCCGTGAGTGTAATGCCACCGTTCTATGCAGTCTTCACCAGCCGGACCTCGCACACGAATTTGCAGATCGCATCATTCACTTAACGTCAGGTGTGATTAAGTTCGATGGACCAGTGGCCGATTGGAGTGGAAAGTCGACGTACCGCGATCTTACGACTACGCAAAGCAACTAG
- the phnE gene encoding phosphonate ABC transporter, permease protein PhnE: MASTHGLSGDQPNKSVDFDAMKQAGWPVRRRSLIPTLLATILISSALVYSFGRVGLSSAAGETVQAILSMVGLGESSQVVEATTRFFDQGWPPVISSEQETSRIEKFNREDLPWLSHIETREVPSISVEFVDGTVVEREVTETKEVLVKPVGYLQRVAWLMWETLEIALWGTIMAIACGFPLGMLGAKRICRVGPLVLLARSVCSLSRAIPELISALFFVLLFGFGPAAGVLALGLHSAGFLGKFFADDIDNTKPGPSDALACSGVGRFGVFLHALLPQVLPQYLAYIQYILERNVRAATVLGIVGAGGIGVELMGKWHNFQFGHATTVLIAIFLTVVILEAISQTLRMRWIQD, translated from the coding sequence GTGGCGTCCACCCATGGTCTTTCTGGAGACCAGCCTAACAAATCGGTAGATTTCGACGCGATGAAGCAAGCGGGATGGCCAGTCCGGCGCCGTTCCCTTATTCCTACTTTGTTGGCAACGATTCTGATTAGCTCTGCTCTCGTTTATTCATTCGGCCGAGTTGGACTGAGCTCGGCCGCCGGCGAAACCGTCCAGGCAATTCTCTCGATGGTTGGCCTGGGGGAGTCGAGTCAAGTTGTCGAAGCGACGACACGTTTTTTCGATCAAGGCTGGCCGCCTGTTATTTCCAGCGAGCAAGAGACGAGTCGAATCGAGAAATTCAATCGCGAAGACTTGCCTTGGCTTAGTCACATCGAGACAAGAGAGGTTCCTTCGATATCGGTCGAGTTTGTCGATGGGACGGTTGTCGAACGTGAAGTGACCGAGACGAAAGAGGTTCTTGTCAAGCCGGTAGGGTATCTTCAGCGAGTTGCTTGGTTGATGTGGGAAACGTTGGAAATCGCCCTATGGGGAACGATCATGGCGATCGCGTGCGGATTTCCCTTGGGCATGCTAGGGGCGAAAAGAATATGTCGAGTTGGTCCTCTTGTTTTGCTGGCACGTTCGGTCTGCAGCCTTAGTCGAGCTATTCCGGAGTTGATTTCAGCGCTCTTCTTTGTCCTGCTGTTTGGTTTTGGCCCTGCGGCAGGCGTATTAGCGCTCGGCTTGCATTCCGCTGGCTTTCTAGGCAAGTTCTTCGCCGACGACATCGACAATACCAAGCCAGGTCCATCCGACGCACTGGCGTGCAGTGGTGTAGGTCGGTTCGGTGTGTTCCTGCATGCCCTGTTGCCGCAAGTCTTGCCGCAGTATCTCGCCTACATCCAGTACATCCTGGAACGCAATGTACGAGCCGCAACCGTACTTGGTATCGTCGGGGCTGGGGGAATCGGCGTCGAACTGATGGGCAAGTGGCATAACTTTCAGTTCGGACATGCGACGACCGTTCTCATTGCTATCTTTCTTACGGTTGTGATTCTCGAAGCAATTTCCCAAACGCTTCGCATGAGGTGGATCCAAGATTAA
- a CDS encoding tetratricopeptide repeat protein — protein sequence MAGTNEGILLPYAWWDVGLVTIACGIPIGWLIVAYLQDRFYSPGSASTIVMLIGVVLLGTFRLCFWNVVQDTPVATLEHGNLLSRIAAAMTASLGIACTLLAFRSRWLFSATSDQWRTSYYDPWVFAILLLVLVPATYERAKMNSSMSMAFEYVNQSRLAEASRILKRCVTLNAQSSFREIPIGALIGELEIKIEAVKRRTMLPLPEETPPQKRIERAIDLAVLGNRDDALLLLLPIAQEHAFAMHGGHELIGTIYQDRRDWEESLFHFRLATEFWQKESNSEIRHARLAKSIQGQAFALRKLGRISQAETTYLQLLELEPTAERHFLLAQFYEDIQETALATQHAREAIKLSPEQFQSSGEALISKMRAYHFGCFQLFQD from the coding sequence ATGGCTGGCACCAACGAAGGGATCTTGCTGCCGTATGCCTGGTGGGACGTGGGACTCGTTACCATTGCCTGTGGCATACCTATCGGCTGGTTAATCGTAGCGTACCTGCAAGATCGATTTTACTCCCCCGGTTCGGCATCCACGATTGTCATGCTAATAGGCGTTGTCTTACTAGGCACTTTCCGTCTTTGCTTCTGGAATGTCGTTCAGGACACGCCCGTTGCCACGTTGGAGCACGGCAACCTCCTGTCGCGAATCGCGGCTGCGATGACGGCGTCGCTAGGAATAGCCTGTACGCTTCTCGCGTTCAGGAGTCGCTGGCTTTTTTCAGCCACCTCCGACCAATGGCGAACAAGCTATTATGACCCATGGGTATTCGCCATCCTGCTCCTGGTGCTTGTCCCGGCAACCTACGAACGCGCCAAGATGAATTCGAGTATGAGCATGGCATTCGAGTATGTGAATCAATCGAGACTTGCCGAGGCATCGCGGATCCTGAAACGCTGCGTCACGCTGAATGCTCAAAGTTCATTTCGAGAAATACCGATTGGGGCACTCATCGGCGAATTGGAAATCAAGATTGAAGCAGTCAAGCGCCGAACGATGCTGCCATTGCCGGAAGAGACTCCGCCACAGAAGCGAATCGAAAGAGCGATCGATCTCGCTGTTTTGGGCAATCGAGATGACGCTCTATTGCTGCTGCTTCCTATTGCACAGGAGCATGCATTTGCCATGCACGGTGGCCATGAATTGATTGGCACCATCTATCAAGACCGTCGCGATTGGGAAGAGTCTCTCTTTCATTTTCGCCTGGCGACGGAATTCTGGCAGAAGGAAAGCAATTCGGAAATACGCCATGCGAGGCTGGCCAAGTCGATCCAAGGCCAAGCGTTTGCCCTTCGTAAACTTGGGAGAATCAGCCAGGCAGAGACGACCTACCTACAACTCTTGGAATTGGAACCGACTGCCGAACGCCACTTTCTGCTCGCGCAATTCTACGAGGACATCCAGGAAACGGCATTGGCGACTCAGCACGCACGCGAAGCAATCAAGCTGTCGCCCGAACAGTTCCAATCGTCGGGGGAAGCGCTAATTTCTAAGATGAGGGCGTACCACTTTGGCTGTTTTCAGCTTTTTCAAGACTGA
- a CDS encoding RNA-dependent RNA polymerase family protein has protein sequence MSDLLQEEFQSAGITDTVPSVRPTNNDGPETRSQKSGWILGPWMDLLLIANVFWPMLVLIQYFDDVSSRQAIQFWQIYFITTPHRWSTLGLVLLDRNPYRARPRFFLGFAIAVVLICVGIRIGTGELTCLLAIDYAWNAWHFASQHHGIYRIYGRLAQARTFLPGWLEKIMLRAFMLYCIVRVAQVAIRPGTLSDFLVVLDWVVLILPCVVLFDCLWNWNRHSMGRLVYLVSVVGLFSGMLWAIHSGFPAIVLALTTASAWFHASEYLAVVGWRMHKQSGDGEIDARDRIFQWIASRWVFSLLIFVVVLGSCSWLFEHQFVETWLLLNVIVAFLHYGYDGSLWKKRKVNIPVESAGAC, from the coding sequence ATGAGTGATCTCTTGCAGGAAGAATTTCAATCGGCGGGCATTACCGATACCGTGCCCTCTGTCCGACCGACAAACAATGATGGCCCAGAAACACGTTCGCAAAAATCAGGCTGGATCCTTGGCCCTTGGATGGACCTTCTTCTGATTGCGAACGTCTTCTGGCCCATGCTTGTGCTCATACAGTACTTCGACGATGTCTCGAGTCGGCAAGCAATCCAATTCTGGCAGATCTATTTCATTACCACACCACATCGGTGGAGCACGTTAGGCCTGGTTCTACTCGATCGTAATCCTTATCGCGCAAGACCTCGATTCTTCCTCGGTTTTGCCATCGCGGTAGTATTGATCTGTGTCGGAATTCGCATCGGGACGGGCGAGCTGACGTGCCTGTTGGCGATTGACTACGCATGGAATGCCTGGCACTTTGCATCCCAACATCATGGAATCTACCGCATCTACGGTCGCCTTGCTCAGGCAAGAACCTTCCTGCCTGGCTGGCTGGAAAAGATCATGCTTCGCGCGTTCATGCTCTATTGCATTGTGCGGGTAGCTCAGGTTGCCATCCGGCCGGGAACGCTCTCTGACTTCCTAGTTGTCTTAGATTGGGTTGTTCTCATTTTACCGTGTGTCGTACTCTTTGATTGCCTATGGAATTGGAACCGGCATTCCATGGGCCGTCTCGTCTATTTAGTGAGTGTGGTCGGCCTTTTTTCCGGAATGCTATGGGCTATACACAGCGGCTTTCCGGCGATCGTCTTGGCTTTGACCACCGCTTCGGCGTGGTTTCATGCCAGCGAATATTTGGCGGTCGTCGGATGGCGAATGCACAAGCAGAGCGGTGACGGTGAGATCGACGCGCGTGACAGGATCTTCCAGTGGATTGCCTCAAGGTGGGTATTCTCGCTTCTGATTTTTGTTGTGGTCCTCGGGTCTTGCAGTTGGCTATTCGAGCATCAGTTCGTGGAAACTTGGTTACTGTTAAACGTAATCGTTGCCTTTCTGCATTACGGATACGACGGATCGCTCTGGAAGAAACGGAAGGTAAATATCCCCGTCGAATCTGCGGGTGCTTGTTAG
- a CDS encoding DUF1559 domain-containing protein, giving the protein MKVIGLPNRVSRGLPTGFTLVELLVVIAIIGVLVSLLLPAVQQAREAARRMSCSNQLKQLQLAIHNYHDTFQVFPSGSINGRGDNPNGAHGSGTAAIGASWNLLILSHIEQPALHEQFMKIANERPEVTDWLGNGTYTSQGITVGSEQLDAMNCPSHPTVGEQMANGTGLEDLARGNYSACYGKAGYGMIHTNTGDEGGVFGNNSDFSMKDVTDGTANTVSLSELKYRLSSSTGPSYQDTRGTWAYPVMGADIFSTKTGPNSTTPDGVWGCRSYPEEGMPCVQIGSPYTEMYSAARSYHPGGVMAAMTDGSVRFFAETIDLTIWQGLGTRGGGEVVSIP; this is encoded by the coding sequence ATGAAGGTTATTGGTTTGCCCAATCGTGTCTCGCGAGGATTACCAACTGGATTCACATTAGTCGAGTTGCTAGTTGTCATTGCCATTATTGGTGTGCTCGTCTCGTTGCTACTCCCCGCAGTTCAGCAAGCCCGAGAAGCAGCACGTCGGATGTCGTGCTCGAATCAGCTAAAGCAACTGCAACTCGCGATCCATAACTACCACGACACATTCCAAGTATTCCCTTCCGGATCAATCAACGGGCGGGGAGACAATCCCAACGGTGCTCATGGTAGTGGGACGGCTGCCATTGGGGCGTCATGGAATCTGCTAATTCTCTCCCACATCGAACAGCCTGCGTTGCACGAGCAGTTCATGAAAATCGCAAACGAGCGGCCAGAAGTAACCGATTGGCTTGGCAACGGCACCTATACGTCGCAAGGCATTACGGTCGGCTCGGAACAACTTGACGCCATGAACTGTCCTTCTCACCCAACTGTCGGTGAGCAGATGGCAAACGGAACTGGCCTCGAAGATCTAGCCCGTGGCAATTACTCTGCCTGTTATGGCAAAGCCGGGTACGGAATGATTCATACGAATACGGGTGACGAAGGTGGCGTCTTCGGGAACAACTCTGACTTCAGCATGAAAGACGTGACCGACGGCACGGCGAACACCGTTTCGCTTAGTGAGCTAAAGTATCGGCTGTCCAGTAGCACCGGCCCGTCGTACCAGGACACACGTGGAACTTGGGCTTACCCGGTCATGGGGGCTGACATTTTCAGCACGAAGACTGGCCCTAACAGCACCACACCCGACGGCGTTTGGGGATGTCGCAGCTATCCAGAGGAAGGGATGCCGTGTGTTCAAATTGGCAGCCCGTATACCGAGATGTATTCGGCGGCACGCAGTTATCACCCAGGCGGCGTGATGGCGGCTATGACGGACGGTTCCGTTCGGTTCTTTGCGGAAACCATCGACCTCACGATATGGCAAGGCTTGGGAACCCGCGGTGGAGGCGAGGTAGTTTCCATTCCCTAG